A part of Tachysurus vachellii isolate PV-2020 chromosome 4, HZAU_Pvac_v1, whole genome shotgun sequence genomic DNA contains:
- the prkag1 gene encoding 5'-AMP-activated protein kinase subunit gamma-1 isoform X2, translating to MECLSAVIDELECKKETHTDDPEHNVYTRFMKSHRCYDLVPTSSKLVVFDISLQVKKAFFALVSNGVRAAPLWDSKKQCFVGKWPIQYVQLIFRYSFPVLLHCDYTFLIGMLTITDFIIILHRYYKSPMVQIYELEEHKIETWREVYLQDSFKPLVSISPNASLYDAVSSLLKHKIHRLPVIDPLTGNTLYILTHKRILKFLKLFISEMPKPDFLSKSLEELNIGTFQNIAMVHTDTPLYTALGIFVDQRVSALPVVDDNGRVVDIYSKFDVINLAAEKTYNNLDITVTKALQHRSQHFEGVLTCQGHETLEAIISRLVEAEVHRLVVVDDHEVVKGIVSLSDILQALVLTNGDNGSA from the exons atggagtgt CTTTCTGCTGTTATTGATGAACTTGAGTGCAAAAAGGAGACGCACACAGATG ATCCTGAACACAATGTGTACACCCGCTTTATGAAGTCCCATCGCTGTTATGACCTGGTGCCAACTAGCTCCAAATTGGTGGTGTTTGACATCTCTCTGCAG GtgaaaaaggctttttttgCTCTTGTTTCCAATGGAGTGAGAGCTGCTCCACTCTGGGACAGCAAGAAGCAGTGTTTTGTTGGTAAATGGCcgatacagtatgtacaattaATCTTCAGGTATTCGTTTCCTGTTCTGCTACATTGTGATTATACATTTCTTATAGGTATGTTGACTATAACAGACTTTATCATCATACTTCATCGTTACTACAAGTCACCGATG GTTCAGATATATGAGCTAGAAGAACACAAAATAGAGACATGGAGAG AGGTCTATCTACAAGATTCCTTCAAACCTCTTGTTAGCATATCACCTAATGCCAG TCTGTATGATGCCGTGTCGTCTCTGCTAAAGCACAAGATCCACAGGTTGCCAGTAATCGATCCTCTGACAGGGAACACGCTGTACATCCTTACTCACAAGAGGATCCTCAAGTTCCTCAAACTCTTT atttcagaGATGCCCAAACCAGATTTCCTGTCAAAGTCTCTAGAAGAACTTAACATTGgaacattccagaacattgCCATGGTCCACACCGACACTCCGCTCTACACGGCGTTGGGAATCTTTGTCGACCAGAGGGTGTCTGCCCTGCCTGTAGTCGATGATAATG GAAGGGTGGTTGACATATACTCGAAGTTTGACGTCATA AACCTGGCTGCGGAAAAGACGTATAACAACCTGGATATTACTGTCACAAAGGCCCTTCAGCATCGCTCTCAGCACTTTGAGGGAGTTCTCACCTGTCAAGGGCATGAGACACTGGAGGCCATCATCAGCAGACTGGTGGAGGCAGAG GTACACAGATTAGTGGTAGTAGACGATCATGAAGTGGTGAAAGGCATCGTTTCTCTCTCAGATATTCTTCAGGCTCTGGTGCTCACCAATGGAGACAACG GCTCTGCTTGA
- the prkag1 gene encoding 5'-AMP-activated protein kinase subunit gamma-1 isoform X1, whose protein sequence is MECLSAVIDELECKKETHTDDPEHNVYTRFMKSHRCYDLVPTSSKLVVFDISLQVKKAFFALVSNGVRAAPLWDSKKQCFVGKWPIQYVQLIFRYSFPVLLHCDYTFLIGMLTITDFIIILHRYYKSPMVQIYELEEHKIETWREVYLQDSFKPLVSISPNASLYDAVSSLLKHKIHRLPVIDPLTGNTLYILTHKRILKFLKLFISEMPKPDFLSKSLEELNIGTFQNIAMVHTDTPLYTALGIFVDQRVSALPVVDDNGRVVDIYSKFDVINLAAEKTYNNLDITVTKALQHRSQHFEGVLTCQGHETLEAIISRLVEAEVHRLVVVDDHEVVKGIVSLSDILQALVLTNGDNECIWTQ, encoded by the exons atggagtgt CTTTCTGCTGTTATTGATGAACTTGAGTGCAAAAAGGAGACGCACACAGATG ATCCTGAACACAATGTGTACACCCGCTTTATGAAGTCCCATCGCTGTTATGACCTGGTGCCAACTAGCTCCAAATTGGTGGTGTTTGACATCTCTCTGCAG GtgaaaaaggctttttttgCTCTTGTTTCCAATGGAGTGAGAGCTGCTCCACTCTGGGACAGCAAGAAGCAGTGTTTTGTTGGTAAATGGCcgatacagtatgtacaattaATCTTCAGGTATTCGTTTCCTGTTCTGCTACATTGTGATTATACATTTCTTATAGGTATGTTGACTATAACAGACTTTATCATCATACTTCATCGTTACTACAAGTCACCGATG GTTCAGATATATGAGCTAGAAGAACACAAAATAGAGACATGGAGAG AGGTCTATCTACAAGATTCCTTCAAACCTCTTGTTAGCATATCACCTAATGCCAG TCTGTATGATGCCGTGTCGTCTCTGCTAAAGCACAAGATCCACAGGTTGCCAGTAATCGATCCTCTGACAGGGAACACGCTGTACATCCTTACTCACAAGAGGATCCTCAAGTTCCTCAAACTCTTT atttcagaGATGCCCAAACCAGATTTCCTGTCAAAGTCTCTAGAAGAACTTAACATTGgaacattccagaacattgCCATGGTCCACACCGACACTCCGCTCTACACGGCGTTGGGAATCTTTGTCGACCAGAGGGTGTCTGCCCTGCCTGTAGTCGATGATAATG GAAGGGTGGTTGACATATACTCGAAGTTTGACGTCATA AACCTGGCTGCGGAAAAGACGTATAACAACCTGGATATTACTGTCACAAAGGCCCTTCAGCATCGCTCTCAGCACTTTGAGGGAGTTCTCACCTGTCAAGGGCATGAGACACTGGAGGCCATCATCAGCAGACTGGTGGAGGCAGAG GTACACAGATTAGTGGTAGTAGACGATCATGAAGTGGTGAAAGGCATCGTTTCTCTCTCAGATATTCTTCAGGCTCTGGTGCTCACCAATGGAGACAACG AGTGCATATGGACACAATAA
- the prkag1 gene encoding 5'-AMP-activated protein kinase subunit gamma-1 isoform X3: MECLSAVIDELECKKETHTDDPEHNVYTRFMKSHRCYDLVPTSSKLVVFDISLQVKKAFFALVSNGVRAAPLWDSKKQCFVGMLTITDFIIILHRYYKSPMVQIYELEEHKIETWREVYLQDSFKPLVSISPNASLYDAVSSLLKHKIHRLPVIDPLTGNTLYILTHKRILKFLKLFISEMPKPDFLSKSLEELNIGTFQNIAMVHTDTPLYTALGIFVDQRVSALPVVDDNGRVVDIYSKFDVINLAAEKTYNNLDITVTKALQHRSQHFEGVLTCQGHETLEAIISRLVEAEVHRLVVVDDHEVVKGIVSLSDILQALVLTNGDNECIWTQ; encoded by the exons atggagtgt CTTTCTGCTGTTATTGATGAACTTGAGTGCAAAAAGGAGACGCACACAGATG ATCCTGAACACAATGTGTACACCCGCTTTATGAAGTCCCATCGCTGTTATGACCTGGTGCCAACTAGCTCCAAATTGGTGGTGTTTGACATCTCTCTGCAG GtgaaaaaggctttttttgCTCTTGTTTCCAATGGAGTGAGAGCTGCTCCACTCTGGGACAGCAAGAAGCAGTGTTTTGTTG GTATGTTGACTATAACAGACTTTATCATCATACTTCATCGTTACTACAAGTCACCGATG GTTCAGATATATGAGCTAGAAGAACACAAAATAGAGACATGGAGAG AGGTCTATCTACAAGATTCCTTCAAACCTCTTGTTAGCATATCACCTAATGCCAG TCTGTATGATGCCGTGTCGTCTCTGCTAAAGCACAAGATCCACAGGTTGCCAGTAATCGATCCTCTGACAGGGAACACGCTGTACATCCTTACTCACAAGAGGATCCTCAAGTTCCTCAAACTCTTT atttcagaGATGCCCAAACCAGATTTCCTGTCAAAGTCTCTAGAAGAACTTAACATTGgaacattccagaacattgCCATGGTCCACACCGACACTCCGCTCTACACGGCGTTGGGAATCTTTGTCGACCAGAGGGTGTCTGCCCTGCCTGTAGTCGATGATAATG GAAGGGTGGTTGACATATACTCGAAGTTTGACGTCATA AACCTGGCTGCGGAAAAGACGTATAACAACCTGGATATTACTGTCACAAAGGCCCTTCAGCATCGCTCTCAGCACTTTGAGGGAGTTCTCACCTGTCAAGGGCATGAGACACTGGAGGCCATCATCAGCAGACTGGTGGAGGCAGAG GTACACAGATTAGTGGTAGTAGACGATCATGAAGTGGTGAAAGGCATCGTTTCTCTCTCAGATATTCTTCAGGCTCTGGTGCTCACCAATGGAGACAACG AGTGCATATGGACACAATAA
- the pa2g4a gene encoding proliferation-associated protein 2G4a, whose product MSDDEQQEQTIAEDLVVTKYKMGGDIANQALRVVIEAAKPGVSVLSLCEKGDAYIIAETGKVFKKEKDMKKGIAFPTSVSVNNCVCHFSPLKSDPDYTFKDGDLVKIDLGVHVDGFISNVAHSFVIGASKETLVTGRKADVVKAAYLCAEAALRLVKPGNQNAQVTEAWNKIAHSFKCNPIEGMLSHQLKQHIIDGEKTIIQNPTDQQKKDHEKVEFEVHEVYAVDVLISTGEGKTRDGGQRTTIYKRDPNKQYGLKMKTSRIFFSEVERRFDAMPFTLRAFEDEGKARLGVVECAKHELLQPFSVLSEKEGEFVAQFKFTVLLMANGPLRITSGPFEPELYKSEYDVQDPELKSLIQSSASRKAQKKKKKKASKNAENATGQKAENEVAAE is encoded by the exons AGGCCCTGCGTGTGGTCATTGAGGCAGCCAAGCCTGGTGTGTCTGTCCTCAGTCTGTGTGAGAAAGGAGACGCTTACATCATAGCAGAGACTGGGAAGGTCTTCAAGAAGGAGAAGGACATGAAGAAAG GCATTGCGTTCCCCACCAGCGTTTCAGTCAATAACTGTGTATGCCACTTCTCTCCCTTGAAGAGCGACCCTGACTACACGTTTAAAGACGGAGACTTGGTCAAAAT TGACCTGGGTGTACATGTCGATGGATTCATCTCTAATGTGGCCCATAGCTTTGTCATTGGGGCCAGTAAG GAAACACTCGTGACAGGCAGGAAAGCCGATGTCGTTAAAGCTGCCTACTTGTGTGCAGAAGCAGCACTGCGTCTTGTAAAACCTGGCAACCAA AATGCACAGGTGACTGAGGCATGGAACAAGATCGCCCATTCTTTCAAATGCAATCCCATTGaag GTATGCTGTCCCACCAGTTAAAGCAACACATTATTGATGGAGAGAAGACAATCATTCAAAACCCCACAGATCAGCAAAA AAAGGACCACGAGAAGGTGGAATTTGAGGTCCATGAGGTGTATGCTGTGGATGTACTGATCAGTACAGGGGAAGGGAAG ACCAGAGATGGAGGACAAAGGACCACCATCTACAAGCGGGACCCCAATAAACAGTATGGGCTGAAAATGAAAACCTCAAGAATTTTCTTCAGTGAGGTGGAGAGACGCTTTGACGCCATGCCCTTCACTCTCAG GGCATTTGAAGATGAGGGGAAGGCCCGTTTGGGAGTGGTTGAGTGTGCCAAACATGAGCTACTACAGCCCTTCAGCGTACTCAGTGAAAAAGAGG gGGAGTTTGTGGCCCAGTTTAAGTTCACAGTATTGCTGATGGCCAACGGGCCTTTGAGAATCACCAGTGGGCCGTTTGAGCCTGAGCTCTACAAATCTGAGTATGACGTTCAAGATCCTGAGCTGAAG TCTCTAATACAGAGCTCTGCAAGTCGTAAagcacagaagaagaagaaaaagaag GCTTCCAAGAATGCAGAAAACGCTACAGGGCAGAAAGCAGAGAATGAAGTTGCAGCTGAATAG